The genomic interval AGTGAAGGGCCGGTAATCCACCAGGATGATGTCGGCGTATCCTCCTTCCGTGATCCGTCCCAGGGGACGGTCCCAGTACCGGGCCGCCAGGCGGGCACTGTTCACCCAGGTCACTCGCCTGAGCTCTTCGCCCCCCATCACGCGGGGATCCTCCCGGTCCAGGCGGGCGACCATGGCGGCGAGGTTCATCTCCCGCCACAGGTCGAGGAAGCCATCGCCGCCCAGCACCACGTTGATCCCGGCCTCCAGCAGCGCGGGGACGGGCGACGTACCCACGGCGTTGTTCATGTTCGACTGGGGGTTGTGGGCCACCGTGCATCCCCTCTCCCGCAGGGTGGCGATCTCCTCTTCGCCCACCAGGACGCAGTGAGCCGCGATGCTATTCTCCCCCAGCACCCCCGCTTCCGCCAGGCGCCGCACGGGATGCTTCCCGAACTGGCGCCGCGACTCCTCTACGTCGGCCTCCCCCTCCGCCACATGGACGTGAAACCCGGCCCCCAGACTGTTACCCATCGCCGCGGCCATGTGCAGGGTCTCCTCGCCCACCGTGAAGGAAGCGTGCAGCCCGAAGGCTGCTCTGAGGAGCGGTCCACCTTCCTTCCGGCACCGCTCGACGAAGCGGCAGTTCTCCTCCAGCCCCCGGCGCGCCACGTCCGGGCCGTCCCGGTCCGACACCTCGTAGCACAGGCAGCCCCGCACCCCCAGGTCGGTGAAGGCACGTGCCACCTGGTCCAGGCTTCCCGGGCAGACGCGGGGGCTGGCATGGTGATCGAAGAGCGTGGTGACCCCGTGCCGGACGGCCTCCAGCAGCCCGGCCAGGGACTGGTAGTAGTTGTCTTCCGGCGTCAGGGCCTTGTCCAGCCGCCACCACAGCCGCTCCAGGATCTGGCGAAAGCTCCCCGCCGGCTCCCCCCGGCCGGGAATGCCGCGCGCCCACTGCCCGTACAGGTGGGTGTGCCCCGTCACCAGCCCGGGCAGGATGAGCATCCCGCCCGCATCGACGAAGGGCACCCCCGGGTGGCGGACCCGCATCTCGGCCGTGGCACCGACCTCTTTCACCATTTCTCCTTCCACCAGGACCGCCCCGTCGGGGAAGAACCGGTTGCGTTCCTCCATGGTGATGAGGATGCCGTTGCCCACCAGCGTCCTCGTTTCCGTCCCCACTTCCCCACCCCCTGGTCTCGGACAGCTCCCTCACTGGCCCCTGCCTGCCGGCCCCGGTCGGGC from Bacillota bacterium carries:
- the ssnA gene encoding putative aminohydrolase SsnA; this encodes MGTETRTLVGNGILITMEERNRFFPDGAVLVEGEMVKEVGATAEMRVRHPGVPFVDAGGMLILPGLVTGHTHLYGQWARGIPGRGEPAGSFRQILERLWWRLDKALTPEDNYYQSLAGLLEAVRHGVTTLFDHHASPRVCPGSLDQVARAFTDLGVRGCLCYEVSDRDGPDVARRGLEENCRFVERCRKEGGPLLRAAFGLHASFTVGEETLHMAAAMGNSLGAGFHVHVAEGEADVEESRRQFGKHPVRRLAEAGVLGENSIAAHCVLVGEEEIATLRERGCTVAHNPQSNMNNAVGTSPVPALLEAGINVVLGGDGFLDLWREMNLAAMVARLDREDPRVMGGEELRRVTWVNSARLAARYWDRPLGRITEGGYADIILVDYRPFTPLDETNYMGHLTYGVPGSAVDTVMVGGRILVRGGEFQAVDEEAILARSRERARALWQRY